A window of Panicum virgatum strain AP13 chromosome 8K, P.virgatum_v5, whole genome shotgun sequence contains these coding sequences:
- the LOC120644504 gene encoding probable protein phosphatase 2C 75 isoform X2 — MRRCLGGSPATEWAVRPACSRGRGGRAPTRTPWSSWRNNWMTHCLGMAHRSSSFPATIVMFADQSFNGRADTVFCGVFDGHGPHGHIVARKVRDTLPSKLCDLIYEDYGESPISNSDGSILEETLSPYADAEDKSPMSEQKQEHREFFCTMKDSYRKAFRVTDKELKLHRNIDSICSGSTAVTLIKQGQDLIVGNLGDSRAVLGTRDQKGRLVAHQLTVDLKPDHPREARRIKRCNGRVFAHQDEPDVARLWLPNCNSPGLAMARAFGDFCLKDFGLICVPEVTYRQITEKDEFIVLATDGVWDVLTNQEVVDVVASCSDRSFAARSVVDLANQAWRFKYPTSKTDDCATICLFLYKDDSAGGLSGSSVSSKGIGFSSKAQGRSTKPRLSSKRVRPEDADDGSDSNVSGDERSLESFTRLNTLLTLPKFGDTSSIRK, encoded by the exons ATGAGGAGGTGCCTGGGAGGATCGCCGGCAACGGAGTGGGCAGTGCGGCCTGCCTGTTCACGCGGCAGGGGAGGAAGGGCACCAACCAGGACGCCATGGTCGTCATGGAG GAACAATTGGATGACACACTGTCTTGGCATGGCTCATCGATCATCATCTTTCCCTGCTACCATAGTGATGTTTGCAGATCAA AGCTTTAATGGAAGAGCGGACACAGTATTTTGTGGAGTTTTTGATGggcatggcccacatggccatATCGTTGCAAGGAAAGTTAGAGATACTCTCCCTTCGAAGCTGTGTGATTTGATATATGAAGACTATGGGGAAAGCCCTATCAGCAACTCAGATGGCTCAATTCTAGAAGAGACTTTATCTCCATATGCAGATGCAGAAGACAAGTCTCCCATGTCTGAACAGAAACAAGAACATCGGGAATTCTTTTGCACAATGAAAGATTCATATCGAAAGGCCTTTAGAGTAACAGATAAAGAACTTAAATTACACAGAAATATTGATAGCATTTGCAGTGGAAGTACAGCAGTTACTTTAATCAAGCAG GGTCAGGACCTTATTGTTGGGAATTTAGGTGACTCTAGGGCTGTATTAGGCACCCGAGATCAAAAGGGTCGCTTGGTGGCTCATCAGTTGACAGTTGACCTGAAACCTGATCATCCAA GGGAGGCAAGGAGAATCAAGCGATGTAATGGAAGGGTCTTTGCTCATCAGGATGAACCAGATGTGGCTCGTCTTTGGCTTCCTAATTGCAACTCGCCTGGTCTAGcaatggcacgagcttttggtGATTTTTGTCTAAAGGATTTTGGGCTAATTTGTGTGCCTGAGGTCACCTACAGACAAATCACAGAGAAGGATGAGTTCATTGTCCTTGCTACAGATGGG GTGTGGGATGTCTTAACCAATCAGGAAGTCGTAGATGTTGTTGCTTCATGCTCTGATCGTTCCTTTGCAGCTCGTTCTGTTGTTGACTTAGCAAATCAAGCTTGGAGGTTCAAATATCCAACCTCCAAAACTGATGATTGCGCAACGATATGTCTTTTTCTCTACAAGGATGACAGTGCTGGTGGTTTATCAGGATCTTCTGTTAGTAGCAAGGGAATTGGCTTCAGTTCAAAGGCACAAGGCCGGTCAACAAAGCCCAGGCTCAGTAGTAAAAGAGTAAGACCtgaagatgcagatgatggaAGTGACTCAAATGTAAGTGGTGATGAGAGGTCCTTAGAGAGCTTCACCAGGTTGAACACACTACTGACACTACCCAAGTTCGGTGACACAAGCTCAATAAGGAAGTGA
- the LOC120644504 gene encoding probable protein phosphatase 2C 75 isoform X3, whose product MVRALSMGSCLTAEQRPATAAGAAPRGKEREGRTTDEEVPGRIAGNGVGSAACLFTRQGRKGTNQDAMVVMESFNGRADTVFCGVFDGHGPHGHIVARKVRDTLPSKLCDLIYEDYGESPISNSDGSILEETLSPYADAEDKSPMSEQKQEHREFFCTMKDSYRKAFRVTDKELKLHRNIDSICSGSTAVTLIKQGQDLIVGNLGDSRAVLGTRDQKGRLVAHQLTVDLKPDHPREARRIKRCNGRVFAHQDEPDVARLWLPNCNSPGLAMARAFGDFCLKDFGLICVPEVTYRQITEKDEFIVLATDGLVLLLT is encoded by the exons ATGGTGCGGGCGCTATCGATGGGATCGTGCCTGACGGCGGAGCAGCGGCCAGCCAcggcagcaggggcggcgccccggGGCAAAGAGCGAGAGGGGAGGACGACGGATGAGGAGGTGCCTGGGAGGATCGCCGGCAACGGAGTGGGCAGTGCGGCCTGCCTGTTCACGCGGCAGGGGAGGAAGGGCACCAACCAGGACGCCATGGTCGTCATGGAG AGCTTTAATGGAAGAGCGGACACAGTATTTTGTGGAGTTTTTGATGggcatggcccacatggccatATCGTTGCAAGGAAAGTTAGAGATACTCTCCCTTCGAAGCTGTGTGATTTGATATATGAAGACTATGGGGAAAGCCCTATCAGCAACTCAGATGGCTCAATTCTAGAAGAGACTTTATCTCCATATGCAGATGCAGAAGACAAGTCTCCCATGTCTGAACAGAAACAAGAACATCGGGAATTCTTTTGCACAATGAAAGATTCATATCGAAAGGCCTTTAGAGTAACAGATAAAGAACTTAAATTACACAGAAATATTGATAGCATTTGCAGTGGAAGTACAGCAGTTACTTTAATCAAGCAG GGTCAGGACCTTATTGTTGGGAATTTAGGTGACTCTAGGGCTGTATTAGGCACCCGAGATCAAAAGGGTCGCTTGGTGGCTCATCAGTTGACAGTTGACCTGAAACCTGATCATCCAA GGGAGGCAAGGAGAATCAAGCGATGTAATGGAAGGGTCTTTGCTCATCAGGATGAACCAGATGTGGCTCGTCTTTGGCTTCCTAATTGCAACTCGCCTGGTCTAGcaatggcacgagcttttggtGATTTTTGTCTAAAGGATTTTGGGCTAATTTGTGTGCCTGAGGTCACCTACAGACAAATCACAGAGAAGGATGAGTTCATTGTCCTTGCTACAGATGGG CTCGTTCTGTTGTTGACTTAG
- the LOC120644504 gene encoding probable protein phosphatase 2C 75 isoform X1: MVRALSMGSCLTAEQRPATAAGAAPRGKEREGRTTDEEVPGRIAGNGVGSAACLFTRQGRKGTNQDAMVVMESFNGRADTVFCGVFDGHGPHGHIVARKVRDTLPSKLCDLIYEDYGESPISNSDGSILEETLSPYADAEDKSPMSEQKQEHREFFCTMKDSYRKAFRVTDKELKLHRNIDSICSGSTAVTLIKQGQDLIVGNLGDSRAVLGTRDQKGRLVAHQLTVDLKPDHPREARRIKRCNGRVFAHQDEPDVARLWLPNCNSPGLAMARAFGDFCLKDFGLICVPEVTYRQITEKDEFIVLATDGVWDVLTNQEVVDVVASCSDRSFAARSVVDLANQAWRFKYPTSKTDDCATICLFLYKDDSAGGLSGSSVSSKGIGFSSKAQGRSTKPRLSSKRVRPEDADDGSDSNVSGDERSLESFTRLNTLLTLPKFGDTSSIRK, translated from the exons ATGGTGCGGGCGCTATCGATGGGATCGTGCCTGACGGCGGAGCAGCGGCCAGCCAcggcagcaggggcggcgccccggGGCAAAGAGCGAGAGGGGAGGACGACGGATGAGGAGGTGCCTGGGAGGATCGCCGGCAACGGAGTGGGCAGTGCGGCCTGCCTGTTCACGCGGCAGGGGAGGAAGGGCACCAACCAGGACGCCATGGTCGTCATGGAG AGCTTTAATGGAAGAGCGGACACAGTATTTTGTGGAGTTTTTGATGggcatggcccacatggccatATCGTTGCAAGGAAAGTTAGAGATACTCTCCCTTCGAAGCTGTGTGATTTGATATATGAAGACTATGGGGAAAGCCCTATCAGCAACTCAGATGGCTCAATTCTAGAAGAGACTTTATCTCCATATGCAGATGCAGAAGACAAGTCTCCCATGTCTGAACAGAAACAAGAACATCGGGAATTCTTTTGCACAATGAAAGATTCATATCGAAAGGCCTTTAGAGTAACAGATAAAGAACTTAAATTACACAGAAATATTGATAGCATTTGCAGTGGAAGTACAGCAGTTACTTTAATCAAGCAG GGTCAGGACCTTATTGTTGGGAATTTAGGTGACTCTAGGGCTGTATTAGGCACCCGAGATCAAAAGGGTCGCTTGGTGGCTCATCAGTTGACAGTTGACCTGAAACCTGATCATCCAA GGGAGGCAAGGAGAATCAAGCGATGTAATGGAAGGGTCTTTGCTCATCAGGATGAACCAGATGTGGCTCGTCTTTGGCTTCCTAATTGCAACTCGCCTGGTCTAGcaatggcacgagcttttggtGATTTTTGTCTAAAGGATTTTGGGCTAATTTGTGTGCCTGAGGTCACCTACAGACAAATCACAGAGAAGGATGAGTTCATTGTCCTTGCTACAGATGGG GTGTGGGATGTCTTAACCAATCAGGAAGTCGTAGATGTTGTTGCTTCATGCTCTGATCGTTCCTTTGCAGCTCGTTCTGTTGTTGACTTAGCAAATCAAGCTTGGAGGTTCAAATATCCAACCTCCAAAACTGATGATTGCGCAACGATATGTCTTTTTCTCTACAAGGATGACAGTGCTGGTGGTTTATCAGGATCTTCTGTTAGTAGCAAGGGAATTGGCTTCAGTTCAAAGGCACAAGGCCGGTCAACAAAGCCCAGGCTCAGTAGTAAAAGAGTAAGACCtgaagatgcagatgatggaAGTGACTCAAATGTAAGTGGTGATGAGAGGTCCTTAGAGAGCTTCACCAGGTTGAACACACTACTGACACTACCCAAGTTCGGTGACACAAGCTCAATAAGGAAGTGA